A window of Burkholderiaceae bacterium DAT-1 genomic DNA:
ATTTTACGCGAGAATCACTCCATCCTGCTTGGCACCACACGCATCATGGCCAAAAAATTCCCGATTCATCCCACCCATCCCGAGCGCATTTGCTGGGGCTGCGACAAATATTGTTCCGCCGATGACCTGCGCTGCGGCAATGGATCAGACCGGACGCAACACCCGATCGAGCTATGGGGAGAGGGATGGGATACCTGGGGACAGGAAGATGCGGGTAGGTCGGACGCTCCGGCAGAGGCCGCCGGCACACCTGTCAGGCCCGCGTATTGATCAGCGTGCCTAGCATCTGGTTGGCGACTTTGACTGCTTTGGCGGAAGCTGTGTACCCATTCCGGTATTGCAGCTGATTCACCATTTCGGTATTCAGATCAGTGCCA
This region includes:
- a CDS encoding DUF3079 domain-containing protein; translated protein: MAKKFPIHPTHPERICWGCDKYCSADDLRCGNGSDRTQHPIELWGEGWDTWGQEDAGRSDAPAEAAGTPVRPAY